The following nucleotide sequence is from Deltaproteobacteria bacterium.
GCCCTCACTGGCCGGTTTTAGGTGGCCACCGAGGGCCCAGGCGGTCTTCCTTGATGATGCCGTCGATTCCTCCGTCCCCACTTCGGCCGACCGCCTGGCCCGCATCAACTAGTGAACCGCCGTATCCCATCTTGACGAGCAACTCCACGACAAGGCGCTCGAAGAACGACGGAGAGCAAGCCTTGACCTGATCGAGAATCTCCGACTCCAGTTCTCCACGAAGCCTCTGGTAGGAGGCATCCAGAGCCTCCTCCGGTGTAGCGTCGGCGGAGGTCGGGGCGACAGAGGGGCTGACGTTCACAGGCAGGGAGTCCGAGCGCATGTGGCGGAGTTCGCGAAACTCTTGAAACT
It contains:
- a CDS encoding restriction endonuclease; translation: MAVPDFQSLMLPLLKLLGDDREHRFVDVVEALADEFGLSEDERSQMLPSGRDRLVRNRVGWARTYLGKAGLLGAARRGFLQITDRGREVLASNPGRVDMKFLERFPEFQEFRELRHMRSDSLPVNVSPSVAPTSADATPEEALDASYQRLRGELESEILDQVKACSPSFFERLVVELLVKMGYGGSLVDAGQAVGRSGDGGIDGIIKEDRLGPRWPPKTGQ